Part of the Vibrio penaeicida genome is shown below.
GCTTTCAGATAAATCTCGTATCGAAAACTCTACGACCACCAGAACCCTCGATAAACTGGAAGAACGTGGCTGGGTTGAAAGACAAGCCGATCCAAATAGCCGCCGTTCTTACCGAATCTATCTAACAGAGGAAGGTCGAAAGCTAAAAGGGACTTTGCAGCCTTTGGCTAACCAAGTGAATCAAAATGCGTTATCCCATTTAGAAGAAAAGGAACAGCAAGAGTTACTTCGGCTACTCACAAAAGTCATGGACGGTGTCGCAGGAAAGTAAGCGGATTCGGCTAGAATATATTCAAGGTGCTAGGCAGCTTCTTATCTATAGATTGAGTATTACGGTAGGGTAATAGGCAAATTTCTGTTAGAGTCCTGCCCTTCTGAACTAGACCCAACCTGCTTCGGTAAGCGTAAGAATTTAGGAACTTGCTATGATGACAGATGAAGAAAGAATTGAACTGCAACAAAACAACCCATTGCACGGGCTTAAGCTAGAAACCTTGCTGCAAGAATTGGTCGATTTTTACGGTTGGGATATTCTTGATACTGCAATGCGATTCAACTGCTTTAATACCAAGCCATCGATAGCAAGCAGCGTTAAATATTTAAAAAAGACCGATTGGGCGAGAGAGAAGATCGAAAACTTCTACCTTTACCGCTTCAAACGTATGCCACGAGCTTCCGCTGAAGAATATGACTTGCCGCCGCGTGCTCGCACGTTTCCACATGGTCTTAAGCCGAAAGATCCAATGGTATTAACCGTTGATTCTATTTTAAAGTCACAAGCTAAAGCGGCTTCTGCTCACAAAGAGCGCTCCTCGAAAAATCGAAACTTCCGCCGCCAGAAATAGCACGGACTAAAAAGCCAAACAGAGTTATTCTTGTTTGGCTTTTTTGATCAGGTATTCCACAACTGAGGTTATTTATCCAGTGCGTTTCCTACCTGCTTTTCTAACGCCAAAATCGAAGCTCTAACACTCTCTGGAATATCGGTTTTAACATTGTCTTTAAAATCAAACATCACTCCTGTCGCGGTACCGATTGTCGCGATTTTTCCCCACTTCTTACTGAACGCTTGGTATTCCATCGTAATACGATCATCTTGGATGTCGATAACTCGGCTGCCAATAAAAAGGGTGTCTGGATAGGTGATCGGCAATTTGTACCGACACTGTGTATCTCGTAACACGGGACCTATGTGCGTTTTAGACATGTCGACTAAAAGACCGATTTTATTGAAGTAATCGAGTCGAGCGGTTTCAAAATAGCGGAAATACACCACATTATTCACATGCTGAAGTGCATCCATTTCTCCCCAAGCAACTTGAATTTCAGTTACCACAGGAAAGTCTTTAAGCATTGAATCCATACTATCCATCCTTGATTTAGAGTTTTTATACTAGTTATTGCTGCAAATGAATGTAATGTTGATGCTCGATTTTTGTGAAAGGTATGCAGTAATTTCCAAAGTAGCTCATAGGAAATTTAGTAAACCCGATCGGGAGATCGGGTGAAAGGCTAGCTGGGAGGCACTCGCTATTCGGTAAGTTACTCGTTAAACAAAGGTTTAGGTGGCTTACTGATATCTATAACACGCGTTCCGGCAATAAGATCATGGATACAACGTCTATCTTTTCTAAATATAAACAATACGTTAGCAATTATAACCACGATATTTACAATGGGAATAAAATAGACGATTCCCATAAGAAGCATACGTTTAAAAACAAAAGGCGAGAAGCGAGCTTTCTGCCCATCGCTTACGTTAACAACGGCTATCTCGAACACATTCTTGCCAATAGTTTGGCCGTATTTGTGAATAAAATAGCTTTGGCACAACACGTAAATTGAGAAGTAGTAGATCAAAGCGATAATCTGTGTAGTTACTGATTGAAATACGATTTGAAGGCTCGGAAATACATAGTAACTGCCTATAGCAAGACCAGAAAATACGAGATTATCAATAAAGGTTGCCCAAAACCGAGACCACCTTGAAGCTAACTTCGGCTCCATTGAATTGACATGTTCATGATCCTTTTGTTCCACCATATTGTTATTCCATTCATGGTAAATAAAGCGCGACATTATATGGTGTTAATCCTCGTTGTCACGTACCACGGTCACAGTGACTTCAATCAATACGTCCCCTTCTAGATCCACACCTAAGCACGCTCTTTGAGGCCAGTGATCGGGGTTGCTTCCCATCCAGTCGCACCAAACTTTGTCCATTTTAGGCTTATCAGACATGTTAGCGATGTAAACCTGAGCAGATACGATTTTGGATTTGTCACTGTTCAATTCAATCAGGTTATTTTGAATGGTTTCCAACGTAAGTTCGGTTTGCCCAATAATATCGAGAGACGTATCTGAAGACGTGGCTACCGTCCACACAAGATCTTTGTAAGCCGATGATTTGTTTCTTCCCTGGTAATTACCGCGTTTCCTTTCAATCATGGTCATTGCCCTTTCTCATTTCTGAAGCACGCATTATTCCTTTTTCTCGTCAATATTGCTGCAAAAAGTCGATGTTGAATGCACTTGAAAAAACATATCAAAAGACGAGCAAGCAAATATCTCGGCAACCATTTGATATAAAACAAATTTTATTAACATTGATATCAATTATGGTTTATGCCGTTCTAGAGCTTGTTAAATATCGCTTCCATCCTTTACTACATTTAACTTACGGATGTTTTAAAAGACATCATGAGCCTTTCATTATGAAAGGATGACATAAAGCTAACCCGTCTCTAACACAAATGTTTGAAATAAGGACTAATCCTAATTCAACATCAAAACTCTGCTCATTTCTCTAATAACATAGAGCTCAATAAGCAAGGTGGAAATTTGGCATAACGACAATATGAGAATTAGAAAAGCGATATGAAATTTAGAAAAGACATAAATGGGCTTAGGGCTTTAGCCGTAATCGCAGTGGTGTTATTCCACTTTAACCCGAGTTGGGTACCTGGGGGGTTTGCTGGGGTTGATGTATTTTTCGTCATCTCTGGTTTCTTAATGACCAGTATCATCTTTAAGGGGTTAGATTCTGGCGACTTTTCCATACTTCGATTTTATTTCGCCCGCGCTAACCGCATTATCCCTGCCTTAGCGGTGATATGCCTTTTCCTACTTATATTTGGGTGGTTTTACTTAACGCCAGTCGACTATAAAGACCTCAGTAAACACACAATAGGAAGTATCGGGTTCTTCTCAAATTTGGTGTATTGGAAAGAGTCGGGTTACTTCGACGCCGCCTCTCACGAGAAATGGCTACTTCATACTTGGTCACTGTCCGTTGAGTGGCAGTTTTACATTATCTACCCTGTTATTTTAGTCGCGCTCAAAAAGACCTTATCGCTAGAAACATTAAAGAAAGCCGTATTAGCGGCTACTGTGATTGGCTTTTTAGGCAGTGTTTTGATGACCTATCGCTGGCCAGATGCGTCTTACTACATGTTGCAAACTCGTGCTTGGGAAATGCTTCTTGGCGGCGTTGCATTCTTGTACCCACTCTCTTTGAGTTCAAAACATAAGGCAATTACCGAATATACCGGTCTGGTGCTCATACTGGCGTCGTATTTTCTGATGTCCGAGCATTCTTTATGGCCTGGGTATTTGGCACTATTTCCTGTTCTTGGTGCGTATCTCATTATCGCCGCGCAACGAGATAGCAGTGCGATAACACACAACGTATTCATGCAAAAAATCGGGCTTTGGTCTTACTCCATCTACTTATGGCACTGGCCGTTAGTGGTAGCAGGGGTTTATTTTGAATTACCTTATTGGATGTGGATCGGCATTCCAGCTTCCGTGCTATTAGGATTTGTAAGCCACGCGCTGATTGAATCAAAACGTCGAGCCATTCCTGCATTTAGCATTCGCCCATTGCTCACCTATCAGCCACTTTGGTTTGTAGCCATTGTAGGCATGTTAGGCTCCGGTATCTTTATTACCAAAGGGGCTGAGTTCCACTATGATCCAAGCGTACTGGTTGCCAGTAACGAAGCGAACAACAAAAACCCAAGAAGAGACGAGTGTTTAGTTCGAAGCAATCGAGATGAGTTTTGCCAGTATGGTGAAGGAAAAGTGGGCGCCATTGTATTGGGTGACAGTCATGCCGCCAGCATTGTGCGAAGTGTCGAAAAGGTGTTGGATGGTGAAAGCTTAGCCGATTGGACAATGATGGGTTGCCGAACCATCAAGGGGATCTATAACACCAGAAACCACGGTATCCCTGATCATTCCTGCGGCGATTTTATCGAAGGTAAGCTCGCTAAATTGCCTCAATACCCTAACGTACCGGTGGTGATTCTTAATCGTTACGCCACATTGCTACAAGGTCCAAATGAACCTGAACTGGCTCATCGAAAAGATAAGGTAGAAGAGTTTTTCGAAGGTGAAGAGATCATTGATAAACGCGGTGAGGCTTATTCAACACAGGCGCTCGGCAAGATGTTCGACACAATATGCGCGATTTCTGAATCGAACCCAGTATACCTGTTGGAACCCATCCCTGAGTTAAAACGCAATGTCCCAAAAACCATGGCAAAAGAGTTACTCTGGGGAAATATCG
Proteins encoded:
- a CDS encoding acyl-CoA thioesterase — protein: MDSMLKDFPVVTEIQVAWGEMDALQHVNNVVYFRYFETARLDYFNKIGLLVDMSKTHIGPVLRDTQCRYKLPITYPDTLFIGSRVIDIQDDRITMEYQAFSKKWGKIATIGTATGVMFDFKDNVKTDIPESVRASILALEKQVGNALDK
- a CDS encoding acyltransferase family protein, whose protein sequence is MKFRKDINGLRALAVIAVVLFHFNPSWVPGGFAGVDVFFVISGFLMTSIIFKGLDSGDFSILRFYFARANRIIPALAVICLFLLIFGWFYLTPVDYKDLSKHTIGSIGFFSNLVYWKESGYFDAASHEKWLLHTWSLSVEWQFYIIYPVILVALKKTLSLETLKKAVLAATVIGFLGSVLMTYRWPDASYYMLQTRAWEMLLGGVAFLYPLSLSSKHKAITEYTGLVLILASYFLMSEHSLWPGYLALFPVLGAYLIIAAQRDSSAITHNVFMQKIGLWSYSIYLWHWPLVVAGVYFELPYWMWIGIPASVLLGFVSHALIESKRRAIPAFSIRPLLTYQPLWFVAIVGMLGSGIFITKGAEFHYDPSVLVASNEANNKNPRRDECLVRSNRDEFCQYGEGKVGAIVLGDSHAASIVRSVEKVLDGESLADWTMMGCRTIKGIYNTRNHGIPDHSCGDFIEGKLAKLPQYPNVPVVILNRYATLLQGPNEPELAHRKDKVEEFFEGEEIIDKRGEAYSTQALGKMFDTICAISESNPVYLLEPIPELKRNVPKTMAKELLWGNIEFRVSISRSEYDERNQAVFHMLNTLQDQCNVQILQTSQYFCDDQSCYGDIDGRPAYFDDDHLSEYGSVALLSEFRKIVNSRQF
- a CDS encoding MarR family winged helix-turn-helix transcriptional regulator, whose amino-acid sequence is MSEIFEREKSFGWKVNVVAAHVAKLLEQELAKHDFPKSFWPTMMCLWEQEGMTQRELSDKSRIENSTTTRTLDKLEERGWVERQADPNSRRSYRIYLTEEGRKLKGTLQPLANQVNQNALSHLEEKEQQELLRLLTKVMDGVAGK
- a CDS encoding VF530 family protein — its product is MMTDEERIELQQNNPLHGLKLETLLQELVDFYGWDILDTAMRFNCFNTKPSIASSVKYLKKTDWAREKIENFYLYRFKRMPRASAEEYDLPPRARTFPHGLKPKDPMVLTVDSILKSQAKAASAHKERSSKNRNFRRQK
- a CDS encoding RDD family protein; translated protein: MVEQKDHEHVNSMEPKLASRWSRFWATFIDNLVFSGLAIGSYYVFPSLQIVFQSVTTQIIALIYYFSIYVLCQSYFIHKYGQTIGKNVFEIAVVNVSDGQKARFSPFVFKRMLLMGIVYFIPIVNIVVIIANVLFIFRKDRRCIHDLIAGTRVIDISKPPKPLFNE
- a CDS encoding RidA family protein; the protein is MIERKRGNYQGRNKSSAYKDLVWTVATSSDTSLDIIGQTELTLETIQNNLIELNSDKSKIVSAQVYIANMSDKPKMDKVWCDWMGSNPDHWPQRACLGVDLEGDVLIEVTVTVVRDNED